A single genomic interval of Lynx canadensis isolate LIC74 chromosome A2, mLynCan4.pri.v2, whole genome shotgun sequence harbors:
- the SPPL2B gene encoding signal peptide peptidase-like 2B isoform X4, translating into MVHVVSESGGPRGKDYCILYNPQWAHLPHDLSKASLLQLRDWTASVLCSPPDLPAKGFSNQIPLVARGNCTFYEKVRLAQGGGARGLLIVSRETLVPPGGNKTQYEEIGIPVALLSYKDMLDIFKSFGRSARAALYAPNEPMLDYNMVIIFVMAVGTVALGGYWAGSRDVRKRSMKHKRDDGPEKREDEAVDVTPVMICVFVVMCCSMLVLLYFFYDQLVYVIIGIFCLSSSTGLYSCLSPLVQRLPFGRCRVPDNSLPYFHKRPRVGMLLLALLCLAVSVVWGVFRNEDQWAWILQDALGVAFCLYMLKTIRLPTFKGLRISRRIASQCGGHASDSLALRIPRVGPQGGRRAGPFPRRPPWRCRVNFLLACTLLLLVLFVYDVFFVFITPFLTKSGNSIMVEVATGPSDSATHEKLPMVLKVPRLNASPLALCDRPFSLLGFGDILVPGLLVAYCHRFDIQVQSSRVYFVACTVAYGIGLLVTFMALALMQRGQPALLYLVPCTLMISCALALWRRELGMFWTGSGFAKDLPQSPWAASSADGPQPQTDSDTGLSQPPPGEGLAKCSLPTKQPPASSAPEETGARAPPQEPTSPASRTPEPTGPVGTSA; encoded by the exons ATGGTGCACGTGGTCTCCGAGTCAGGGGGCCCCAGAGGCAAGGACTACTGCATTCTCTACAACCCTCAGTGGGCCCACCTGCCCCACGACCTGAGCAAAGCG TCCCTCCTGCAGCTGCGGGACTGGACGGCCTCTGTGCTCTGCTCTCCGCCTGACCTCCCGGCCAAAGGCTTCAGCAACCAGATCCCGCTGGTGGCGCGGGGAAACTGCACCTTCTACGAGAAAGTGCGGCTGGCCCAGGGCGGCGGGGCGCGCGGACTGCTCATCGTCAGCAGGGAGACACTG GTCCCTCCAGGAGGCAACAAGACACAGTACGAGGAGATCGGCATTCCCGTGGCCCTGCTCAGCTACAAAGACATGCTAGACATTTTCAAG AGTTTTGGCCGATCGGCGAGGGCAGCGCTGTATGCCCCCAACGAGCCCATGCTTGACTACAACATGGTCATCATCTTCGTCATGGCCGTCGGCACCGTCGCCCTCGGGGGCTACTGGGCCGGGAGCCGGGACGTGAGGAA AAGGTCCATGAAACACAAGCGGGATGACGGGCCCGAGAAGCGGGAGGACGAGGCCGTGGACGTGACGCCCGTCATGATCTGTGTCTTCGTGGTCATGTGCTGCTCCATGCTGGTGTTGCTGTACTTCTTCTACGACCAGCTCG TCTATGTGATCATAGGGATCTTCTGCCTGTCCTCCTCCACGGGCCTCTACAGCTGCCTGTCTCCACTGGTCCAGAGGCTGCCGTTCGGCAGATGTAG ggtcCCCGACAACAGCCTGCCCTACTTCCACAAGCGGCCTCGGGTCGGCATGCTGCTCCTGGCGCTGCTCTGCTTGGCCGTCAGCGTGGTGTGGGGTGTCTTCCGGAACGAGGACCA GTGGGCCTGGATCCTTCAGGACGCACTGGGCGTCGCCTTCTGCCTCTACATGTTGAAAACCATCCGCCTCCCCACTTTCAAG GGCTTAAGGATCAGCCGCAGGATCGCCTCCCAGTGTGGCGGCCACGCCAGTGACAGCTTGGCGCTGAGGATTCCCCGGGTGGGGCCGCAAGGCGGCCGCAGGGCAGGGCCCTTCCCGAGGCGGCCACCGTGGCGGTGCCGGGTCAACTTCCTGCTG GCCTGCacgctgctgctgctggtgctctTTGTCTACGACGTCTTCTTTGTGTTCATCACGCCCTTTCTGACCAAG AGTGGGAACAGCATCATGGTGGAGGTGGCAACCGGGCCCTCGGACTCGGCCACCCACGAGAAG CTCCCCATGGTCCTGAAGGTGCCCCGACTGAACGCCTCGCCGCTGGCCCTGTGTGACCGGCCCTTCTCCCTCCTGGGCTTCGGGGACATCCTGGTGCCAG GGCTGCTCGTGGCCTACTGCCACAGGTTCGACATCCAGGTGCAGTCGTCCAGGGTCTACTTTGTAGCCTGCACCGTGG CCTACGGGATCGGCCTCCTGGTGACGTTCATGGCGCTGGCCCTCATGCAGCGCGGCCAGCCCGCCCTCCTCTACCTGGTGCCCTGCACGCTGATGATAAGCTGCGCCCTGGCGCTCTGGCGCAGGGAGCTGGGCATGTTCTGGACGGGCAGCGGCTTTGCG AAGGACCTACCTCAGTCTCCTTGGGCGGCGTCTTCAGCCGACGGCCCCCAGCCCCAGACGGACTCAGACACTGGCCTCTCCCAGCCGCCTCCAGGCGAAGGACTGGCCAAGTGCTCCCTGCCCACGAAGCAGCCCCCGGCATCGTCTGCGCCCGAGGAGACGGGGGCCAGAGCACCCCCCCAGGAGCCCACGAGCCCAGCCAGCCGCACCCCTGAACCCACAGGCCCGGTAGGCACCTCGGCCTAG